From a single Mesorhizobium shangrilense genomic region:
- a CDS encoding cupin domain-containing protein, whose translation MTGSAKATVFIDNERVIVTEYRFAPGDNTGWHRHGHDYVVVPLMDGKVKLLTKDGESFAEMKKGAPYFRKEGVEHDVVSANEGEYAFIEIELK comes from the coding sequence ATGACCGGATCCGCCAAGGCCACCGTCTTCATCGACAATGAACGCGTCATCGTCACCGAATACCGCTTCGCGCCGGGCGACAACACCGGCTGGCACCGCCACGGCCACGACTATGTCGTCGTGCCGCTGATGGACGGCAAGGTGAAGCTGCTGACCAAGGACGGCGAATCCTTCGCCGAGATGAAGAAGGGTGCGCCCTATTTCCGCAAGGAAGGCGTCGAGCACGACGTCGTCAGCGCCAACGAGGGCGAATACGCCTTTATCGAGATCGAGCTGAAGTGA
- the trxA gene encoding thioredoxin, with product MTTVKVDKSNFQADVLNASVPVVVDFWAEWCGPCKMIAPALEDIATELGAKVKIAKLNIDENPELAAQFGVRSIPTLMIFKGGEVADMKVGAAPKTALSHWINGSLA from the coding sequence ATGACCACCGTCAAGGTCGACAAGAGCAATTTCCAGGCCGATGTGCTTAACGCCAGCGTACCGGTCGTCGTCGATTTCTGGGCGGAATGGTGCGGCCCTTGCAAGATGATCGCGCCGGCACTGGAAGACATCGCCACGGAACTAGGCGCGAAGGTGAAGATCGCCAAGCTGAACATCGACGAGAATCCCGAGCTTGCCGCCCAGTTTGGCGTGCGCTCGATCCCGACGCTGATGATCTTCAAGGGCGGCGAAGTGGCCGACATGAAGGTAGGCGCCGCGCCCAAGACCGCACTGTCGCACTGGATCAATGGCAGCCTTGCCTGA